One Mycolicibacterium goodii genomic region harbors:
- a CDS encoding alpha/beta fold hydrolase — translation MTEALADPRWLDVAAPAVQLRALVWGPDDGPVALCLHGFPDTAYGWRKVAPALAAAGWKVVAPFLRGYVPSSMPTDRSYHVGALMDDALRVLDAAGRSGRDVLIGHDWGAIAGAGLAALPDNPFDRSVIMSVPPSASFRPLGRVADGAQLAAQLPRQLLRSWYILFFQLPLLPERSASWVVPRLWRQWSPRLDASEDIRHVDAAIGAPHRWRAALGYYRAMVRQTKPPAAYADPHRHWLSPPRLPTLYLHGAEDGCAAPDYARWVKDVLPDGSAVGLVERAGHFLQLDRPDDVANRILDFIGPAGGE, via the coding sequence GTGACCGAAGCACTCGCGGATCCCCGCTGGTTGGATGTCGCCGCGCCCGCGGTGCAACTGCGGGCCCTGGTCTGGGGGCCTGACGACGGCCCGGTGGCATTGTGCCTACACGGTTTTCCCGACACCGCCTACGGTTGGCGCAAGGTGGCCCCGGCATTGGCCGCAGCGGGGTGGAAAGTCGTCGCGCCGTTCCTGCGCGGCTACGTGCCGTCCTCGATGCCCACCGACCGCAGCTATCACGTCGGTGCGCTCATGGACGACGCGCTGCGGGTGCTGGACGCGGCCGGACGCAGCGGTCGCGACGTGCTCATCGGGCATGACTGGGGAGCGATCGCAGGGGCCGGATTGGCGGCGTTGCCGGACAACCCGTTCGACAGGAGCGTGATCATGTCGGTGCCGCCGTCGGCGTCGTTCCGGCCGCTGGGCCGCGTCGCCGACGGTGCCCAGCTCGCGGCGCAACTACCGCGTCAGCTGTTGCGCAGCTGGTACATCCTGTTCTTCCAATTACCCTTGCTCCCAGAGCGATCCGCCTCGTGGGTGGTGCCGCGCCTGTGGCGGCAGTGGTCACCGCGGCTCGACGCTTCGGAGGACATCAGACACGTCGACGCCGCGATCGGGGCGCCGCACCGGTGGCGTGCGGCGCTCGGCTACTACCGGGCCATGGTCCGTCAGACCAAGCCACCCGCGGCGTACGCAGACCCGCACCGGCACTGGTTGTCGCCGCCGCGGCTGCCGACGCTGTATCTGCACGGCGCCGAGGACGGTTGCGCTGCGCCCGATTACGCGCGCTGGGTGAAGGATGTGCTCCCCGACGGCAGTGCCGTCGGGCTCGTGGAGCGCGCGGGACATTTCCTGCAACTCGACCGGCCTGACGACGTCGCGAACCGGATCCTCGACTTCATCGGCCCTGCCGGGGGAGAGTGA
- a CDS encoding SDR family NAD(P)-dependent oxidoreductase, giving the protein MSSESTRLTGRTALVTGSTGGLGVAIASALAAQGAHVVITGRDASRGAAVVADIRSAGGRVDFVAADLASGEAEVRRLAQRAADAVGGHIDILVNNAGVWGLPEPTADVSESDLLASYRTNVIAPFLLTGVLASAMAERGHGAVVNVGSITGLVGGDKSALYSSTKAAVHSLTKSWAVEYGPQGVRVNAVAPGPIATERVLQAVDHVAGALAHVPSRRMSTPEEVAAAVVFLAGDDAANIHGVILSVDGGWAAA; this is encoded by the coding sequence ATGAGTTCAGAAAGCACGCGGCTGACAGGCCGCACAGCCCTGGTCACGGGGTCCACCGGCGGCCTCGGGGTCGCGATCGCATCGGCCCTCGCAGCGCAGGGCGCACACGTCGTCATCACCGGCCGCGACGCCTCGCGCGGTGCCGCCGTCGTCGCCGACATCCGGAGTGCCGGTGGGCGAGTCGATTTCGTCGCCGCGGATCTCGCCTCGGGCGAGGCCGAGGTCCGTCGGCTTGCTCAGCGGGCCGCCGATGCGGTCGGCGGACACATCGACATCCTGGTCAACAATGCCGGCGTGTGGGGCCTGCCCGAACCGACGGCCGACGTCTCCGAATCGGATCTGCTTGCCTCCTACCGGACCAATGTCATCGCGCCGTTTCTGCTCACCGGTGTGCTCGCATCGGCCATGGCCGAACGCGGACACGGTGCCGTGGTCAACGTCGGGTCGATCACGGGCCTCGTCGGTGGTGACAAGTCGGCGCTGTACTCGTCGACCAAGGCCGCCGTGCACTCCCTGACCAAATCCTGGGCGGTCGAGTACGGCCCTCAAGGCGTGCGGGTGAACGCGGTGGCGCCGGGACCCATCGCCACCGAGCGTGTACTTCAGGCCGTCGACCATGTCGCCGGGGCGCTCGCACACGTACCCTCACGGCGGATGAGCACCCCCGAGGAGGTCGCCGCCGCGGTGGTGTTCCTGGCCGGTGACGATGCCGCCAACATCCACGGCGTCATCCTCAGTGTGGACGGAGGGTGGGCGGCGGCGTGA
- a CDS encoding DoxX family protein, whose product MADSAFDTAILILRVVLGLTMAAHGYNKFFGGGRIPGTAGWFDSIGMKPGMFHARVAATTEVTAGLGLAVGLLTPVPAAGFVALMLVAAWTVHRVNGFFIVQSGWEYNLVLAVAAVAIAGTGAGRFSLDYLLFSGTGFYDYLHGWWGLAIAVMLGLAGGIGQLAIFFRPPAKTG is encoded by the coding sequence ATGGCGGATAGTGCGTTCGACACTGCGATCCTGATTCTGCGCGTGGTTCTGGGCCTCACCATGGCCGCCCACGGCTACAACAAGTTCTTCGGCGGAGGCCGCATCCCCGGCACCGCGGGGTGGTTCGACAGCATCGGCATGAAGCCCGGCATGTTCCACGCCCGCGTGGCGGCCACCACCGAGGTCACCGCGGGCCTCGGCCTGGCCGTCGGCCTGCTCACGCCGGTGCCCGCGGCGGGCTTCGTCGCGCTGATGCTGGTTGCGGCGTGGACAGTGCATCGGGTCAACGGCTTCTTCATCGTCCAGTCGGGCTGGGAGTACAACCTGGTCCTGGCGGTCGCTGCCGTCGCGATCGCCGGGACCGGCGCCGGGCGCTTCAGCCTCGATTACCTGCTGTTCTCCGGCACCGGCTTCTACGACTACCTGCACGGTTGGTGGGGACTGGCGATCGCGGTCATGCTCGGCCTGGCCGGCGGCATCGGCCAGTTGGCGATCTTCTTCCGCCCACCGGCCAAGACGGGCTGA
- a CDS encoding TetR/AcrR family transcriptional regulator, whose product MDQQVQKLTAKGAATRRRIIEGAAAEIRSRGVADTTLDDIRARTGTSKSQLFHYFPDGKDQLLLAVAEHEAQLVLEDQQPYLGDLTSWTSWRRWRDAVVDRYRRHGQNCPLSTLMSELGRSTPGAQAVSKALLRQWHDEITAGIRHMQGKAEIAADLDAERVAAALLAGIQGGVNVMLVTGDLTYLEAALDSGIAALQRAYPSSAFSSRAT is encoded by the coding sequence ATGGACCAGCAAGTCCAAAAACTCACCGCCAAAGGCGCGGCCACCCGGCGCCGCATCATCGAGGGCGCCGCGGCCGAGATCCGCAGCCGCGGCGTTGCGGACACCACACTCGACGACATCCGCGCCCGCACGGGGACGTCCAAAAGCCAACTGTTCCACTACTTCCCGGACGGCAAAGATCAGCTGCTGCTCGCCGTGGCAGAGCACGAAGCGCAGTTGGTGCTCGAGGACCAGCAGCCCTACCTCGGTGATCTGACGTCATGGACATCGTGGCGGCGTTGGCGCGACGCCGTCGTCGACCGCTACCGGCGCCATGGGCAGAACTGCCCACTCAGCACGTTGATGTCGGAGCTGGGCCGCAGCACCCCCGGCGCACAAGCCGTCTCGAAAGCCCTGCTGCGCCAATGGCATGACGAGATCACCGCAGGCATCCGCCACATGCAGGGCAAGGCCGAGATCGCCGCCGATCTGGATGCCGAACGTGTGGCCGCCGCGCTGCTCGCCGGCATCCAGGGCGGCGTGAACGTCATGCTTGTGACCGGTGATCTGACGTACCTCGAGGCAGCGCTGGACTCCGGCATCGCCGCGCTGCAACGGGCCTACCCGTCCAGCGCCTTCTCCAGCCGCGCGACATAG
- a CDS encoding thiolase family protein, which yields MAEAVIVEAVRSPVGKRNGSLSGIHPAELSAQVLNGLVERAGIDPGLVDDVIWGCVMQAGEQALDIARTAVLSAGWPETVPGVTVDRQCGSSQQSLHFAVAGVVAGHYDVVVAGGVESMSRTPMGSSLANGGNPYGESFKARYDKTPNQGIGAEMIAEQWGFSRTQLDEFSLRSHEKAAAAQDSGAFSDQIVGIKTKDADGNDTVVLEDGGIRRGGTIESMAGIKPAFKEDGVIHAGNSSQISDGSAAVLITSAEKARELGLKPIAKVHTAVLAGADPVIMLTAPIPATQKALKKSGLSLDQIGAFEVNEAFAPVPMAWLKDIGADEKRLNPNGGAIALGHPLGGSGARILTTLLHHMRDNNIQYGLQTMCEGGGQANATILELL from the coding sequence ATGGCTGAAGCCGTCATCGTCGAGGCCGTCCGCTCACCCGTCGGCAAGCGCAACGGCTCGTTGTCGGGAATCCACCCCGCAGAGCTGTCGGCCCAGGTGCTCAACGGCCTCGTCGAGCGCGCCGGAATCGACCCCGGGCTGGTCGACGACGTCATCTGGGGTTGCGTCATGCAGGCCGGTGAGCAGGCCCTCGATATTGCGCGTACCGCCGTTCTGAGCGCCGGCTGGCCCGAGACCGTTCCGGGTGTGACCGTGGATCGCCAGTGCGGTTCCAGCCAGCAGTCGCTGCACTTCGCCGTCGCCGGTGTGGTCGCCGGTCACTACGACGTCGTCGTCGCCGGCGGCGTCGAGTCGATGTCGCGCACCCCGATGGGCTCGTCGCTGGCCAACGGTGGCAACCCCTACGGCGAGTCGTTCAAGGCGCGTTACGACAAGACCCCGAACCAGGGGATCGGCGCCGAGATGATCGCCGAGCAGTGGGGCTTCAGCCGCACCCAGCTCGACGAGTTCTCGCTGCGCTCGCACGAGAAGGCTGCCGCCGCCCAGGACTCGGGCGCGTTCTCCGATCAGATCGTCGGCATCAAGACCAAGGACGCCGATGGCAACGACACGGTCGTGCTCGAAGACGGCGGCATCCGTCGTGGCGGCACCATCGAGTCCATGGCCGGCATCAAGCCCGCCTTCAAGGAGGACGGCGTCATCCACGCCGGCAACTCCAGCCAGATCTCCGACGGTTCGGCCGCCGTGCTGATCACCTCGGCCGAGAAGGCCAGGGAGCTCGGCCTCAAGCCGATCGCCAAGGTGCACACCGCGGTGCTCGCCGGTGCCGATCCGGTCATCATGCTGACCGCTCCCATCCCGGCCACGCAGAAGGCGCTGAAGAAGTCGGGCCTGAGCCTCGACCAGATCGGTGCGTTCGAGGTCAACGAGGCGTTCGCGCCGGTTCCGATGGCGTGGCTCAAGGACATCGGCGCCGATGAGAAGAGGCTGAACCCCAACGGCGGCGCCATCGCGCTGGGCCACCCGCTCGGCGGTTCGGGGGCGCGCATCCTGACCACACTGCTGCACCACATGCGGGACAACAACATTCAGTACGGCCTGCAGACCATGTGCGAGGGTGGCGGCCAGGCCAACGCGACGATCCTGGAGCTGCTGTGA
- a CDS encoding enoyl-CoA hydratase-related protein, translating into MTETAPGAIAERKGANGDVLLITINRPEARNAVNASVSKAVGDALAEAQNDPEVRAVVLTGAGDKSFCAGADLKAISRGENLFHPDHPEYGFAGYVSHFIDKPTIAAVNGTALGGGTELALASDLVVAEERALFGLPEVKRGLIAGAGGVFRIIEQLPRKVALELLYTGEPISAADALKWGLINQVVPDGAVVDAALKLAERITCNAPLAVQASKRVAYGAEDGTVPAEQPSWKLTNREFVTLLKTEDAQEGPLAFAQKRQPVWKAR; encoded by the coding sequence GTGACCGAAACCGCGCCTGGCGCAATCGCAGAACGCAAGGGTGCAAACGGCGACGTTCTGCTCATCACCATCAACCGGCCCGAAGCCCGCAACGCGGTCAACGCCTCGGTGAGCAAGGCCGTCGGCGATGCGCTGGCGGAGGCGCAGAACGATCCTGAGGTGCGCGCGGTGGTCCTCACCGGGGCAGGCGACAAATCGTTCTGCGCCGGTGCGGACCTCAAGGCGATCTCGCGCGGGGAGAACCTCTTTCACCCCGACCACCCGGAGTACGGATTCGCCGGCTACGTCAGCCATTTCATCGACAAGCCGACCATCGCCGCGGTCAACGGCACCGCGCTCGGCGGCGGCACCGAACTGGCGCTCGCGAGTGATCTGGTGGTCGCCGAGGAGCGTGCGCTGTTCGGTCTGCCCGAGGTCAAGCGTGGCCTGATCGCCGGCGCAGGCGGCGTGTTCCGCATCATCGAGCAGTTGCCGCGCAAGGTGGCTCTGGAGTTGCTGTACACCGGTGAACCCATCAGTGCCGCAGACGCTTTGAAGTGGGGCCTGATCAACCAGGTCGTGCCCGACGGCGCCGTCGTCGATGCCGCGCTCAAGCTGGCCGAGCGGATCACGTGCAACGCGCCGCTGGCCGTGCAGGCCAGCAAGCGCGTGGCCTACGGCGCCGAGGACGGCACGGTGCCCGCCGAGCAGCCGTCGTGGAAACTCACCAACCGCGAGTTCGTCACGCTGCTGAAAACCGAAGACGCCCAAGAGGGTCCGCTGGCATTCGCGCAGAAACGCCAGCCTGTATGGAAGGCACGGTAA
- a CDS encoding DUF3556 domain-containing protein codes for MGFLKQTAPQVDFEEWSKGTRAEKIRPMARHWAEVGFGTPVALHLFYVLKICLYILGAWLVVLSTRGIDGFTAVADWWTEPIVFEKVVLYTMLFEVVGLGCGFGPLNNRFFPPMGSILYWLRPKTIRLPPWPDRIPLTDGDSRTAFDAALYGSLLVVLVIAIFSDGTGPIPALGTEIGVLPMWQIWAVLGILAVLGLRDKVIFLAARGEVYASFTVAFLFAGHGVDAIIAAKLVCMVIWLGAATSKLNKHFPFVISTMMSNNPVLRPKFIKRAFFEHFPDDLRPGRPSRWLAHLSTAIEMLVPLVLFFSHGGWPTAIAATIMICFHFGILSAIPMGVPLEWNVFMIFCVATLFVGRADVGITALSTPLPLLLFAVLVTTVTLGNLSPRKISFLPGMRYYAGNWDTSLWCVKPSASEKIEKNIVAIASMPASQMERYYGSPETAQMYLYMGYAFRGFNTHGRALFTLAHRAMAGHNEDDYVLTDGERIVSTAIGWNFGDGHMSNEQLVAALQKRCHFEPGEVRIVMLDAQPIQHQTQSYRLVDAATGEFERGYVKVADMVTRQPWDDDVPVHGVSSPEMMSRDGRAT; via the coding sequence ATGGGCTTTCTCAAGCAGACCGCTCCCCAGGTCGATTTCGAGGAGTGGAGCAAGGGCACACGCGCCGAGAAGATCCGACCCATGGCCCGGCACTGGGCCGAGGTCGGTTTCGGCACCCCGGTCGCGCTGCACCTGTTCTATGTGCTGAAGATCTGCCTCTACATCCTCGGCGCGTGGCTCGTGGTGCTGAGCACGCGCGGTATCGACGGATTCACCGCGGTCGCCGACTGGTGGACCGAGCCGATCGTCTTCGAGAAGGTCGTGCTCTACACCATGCTGTTCGAGGTGGTGGGTCTGGGCTGCGGCTTCGGCCCGCTCAACAACCGCTTCTTCCCACCCATGGGGTCGATCCTCTACTGGCTGCGGCCCAAAACCATTCGCCTGCCGCCGTGGCCCGACCGGATCCCGCTGACCGACGGCGACAGCCGCACGGCGTTCGACGCCGCACTGTACGGCTCCCTGCTGGTGGTGCTGGTGATCGCGATCTTCTCCGACGGCACCGGGCCCATACCGGCGCTCGGCACCGAGATCGGCGTGCTGCCGATGTGGCAGATCTGGGCCGTGCTGGGAATTCTCGCGGTGCTCGGCCTGCGCGACAAGGTCATCTTCCTGGCCGCCCGCGGTGAGGTGTACGCGTCGTTCACCGTGGCGTTCCTGTTCGCCGGGCACGGCGTCGACGCGATCATCGCGGCCAAGCTGGTCTGCATGGTGATCTGGCTCGGCGCGGCCACCTCCAAGCTCAACAAGCATTTCCCGTTCGTCATCTCGACGATGATGAGCAACAACCCGGTGCTCCGGCCGAAATTCATCAAACGCGCGTTCTTCGAGCATTTTCCGGACGACCTGCGACCCGGGAGGCCCTCGCGCTGGCTCGCGCACCTCAGCACCGCCATCGAGATGCTGGTGCCGCTGGTGCTGTTCTTCTCACACGGCGGATGGCCGACGGCGATCGCGGCGACCATCATGATCTGCTTCCACTTCGGCATCCTCAGCGCCATCCCGATGGGTGTGCCGCTGGAGTGGAACGTCTTCATGATCTTCTGTGTCGCAACGCTGTTCGTCGGACGCGCCGACGTCGGCATCACGGCTCTGAGCACGCCGCTGCCGCTGCTGCTGTTCGCGGTGCTGGTCACCACGGTGACGTTGGGCAACCTGTCCCCGCGCAAGATCTCGTTCCTGCCCGGCATGCGGTACTACGCGGGCAACTGGGACACGTCGCTGTGGTGCGTCAAGCCGTCGGCCTCGGAGAAGATCGAGAAGAACATCGTCGCGATCGCGAGCATGCCGGCCTCGCAGATGGAGCGGTACTACGGCAGCCCCGAGACCGCCCAGATGTACCTGTACATGGGATATGCCTTCCGCGGGTTCAACACCCACGGCCGCGCACTGTTCACGCTCGCGCACCGTGCGATGGCCGGCCACAACGAGGACGATTACGTGCTGACCGACGGCGAGCGCATCGTCTCCACCGCCATCGGCTGGAACTTCGGTGACGGACACATGAGCAACGAACAACTCGTCGCGGCGCTGCAGAAGCGGTGCCACTTCGAACCCGGCGAGGTCCGGATCGTCATGCTCGACGCCCAACCGATCCAGCACCAGACTCAGAGCTACCGCCTGGTCGACGCGGCCACCGGCGAGTTCGAACGCGGATACGTCAAGGTCGCCGACATGGTGACGCGTCAGCCGTGGGACGACGACGTACCCGTCCACGGCGTGAGCTCACCCGAGATGATGTCGCGAGATGGCCGGGCCACCTGA
- a CDS encoding Mce protein, producing MADDDSPDAVESTDAEHLEVPDREKSDAARGPLSQTALGARVGIAVVVALTALTGWLGYRAYQAHSVERQREAFVEAARHAAMSLTNVGWETVDADVQRVLDSASGTFHDDFQKRAESYREVVRQVQSKSEGTITSSALESVSDHTAKVLVSVTVKSGNAGVPEQAPQFWRMRLTVEENAGQAKVSDVEFVE from the coding sequence ATGGCAGACGACGACAGCCCCGACGCCGTCGAGTCGACTGATGCCGAGCACCTCGAGGTGCCCGACCGCGAGAAATCGGATGCGGCTCGCGGGCCGCTGTCACAGACCGCGCTGGGCGCCCGGGTCGGGATCGCGGTCGTCGTGGCGCTCACGGCGCTGACCGGGTGGCTCGGTTATCGCGCCTATCAGGCGCACAGCGTCGAGCGGCAACGCGAGGCGTTCGTGGAGGCCGCGCGCCATGCCGCGATGAGTCTGACCAACGTGGGGTGGGAGACCGTCGACGCCGACGTGCAGCGTGTCCTCGACTCAGCGAGCGGGACGTTCCACGACGACTTCCAGAAGCGCGCCGAGTCCTATCGCGAGGTCGTCAGGCAGGTGCAGTCGAAGTCCGAGGGCACCATCACCAGTTCGGCGCTGGAGTCCGTCTCCGACCACACGGCCAAGGTGCTCGTCTCGGTGACGGTGAAATCCGGCAATGCGGGTGTGCCCGAGCAGGCCCCGCAATTCTGGCGGATGCGGTTGACCGTGGAGGAGAACGCAGGCCAGGCGAAGGTCTCCGACGTGGAGTTCGTCGAATGA
- a CDS encoding DUF1298 domain-containing protein — protein MRRMAAVDAQTWWMSGKLPNDQFLLYGFDGDAGALGAALDEVRTRAENCPDLALRIEDDLPLVYPRWAPRPVTDDQFVVHDPGAWTWNECLDAVSALADDQLDATAITWRLHIYPRVAGMPRGDGSGVVAVLQIAHALADGIRSSALAARLFGRATPLDPIPNVRFPTATLPVRAAQAARAHRRLVADEASGAVPSQACARPVLRSNCAPAGARWVRTIVRDRARICGPTVTVGVLSAISTALSGHLRTFGDDPGSLGAEVPMAKAGPRRAHNHFGNVGIGLYPDASDDERIARIVDDFAQRRARAAHPAMIAASRAFAATPAPLLRWGVAQFDPSLRSSVATGNTVVSSVNRGKADLRFGAAPVVVTAGYPALSPMMGLTHGVHGIGDTVAVSVHTAESAIGGEAALDAYVARLEKALDG, from the coding sequence GTGCGCCGAATGGCGGCCGTGGACGCCCAGACCTGGTGGATGTCGGGAAAACTCCCGAACGACCAGTTCCTGCTGTACGGATTCGACGGTGACGCAGGTGCTCTCGGCGCGGCGCTCGACGAGGTGCGTACCCGTGCCGAAAACTGTCCGGATCTGGCGTTGCGTATCGAGGACGATCTCCCGCTGGTGTACCCGCGTTGGGCGCCGCGACCGGTGACCGACGACCAGTTCGTTGTGCACGATCCCGGCGCCTGGACGTGGAACGAATGCCTCGATGCGGTGAGCGCGCTGGCCGACGACCAACTCGACGCGACGGCCATCACTTGGCGGCTGCACATCTACCCACGCGTGGCCGGCATGCCCCGCGGCGACGGATCCGGGGTCGTCGCGGTACTGCAGATCGCGCATGCGCTCGCCGACGGGATCCGCTCGTCGGCGCTGGCCGCCCGGCTGTTCGGCCGCGCGACGCCGCTGGACCCGATCCCCAACGTCCGGTTCCCCACGGCGACGCTGCCGGTGCGCGCGGCGCAGGCCGCGCGGGCGCATCGCCGCCTTGTCGCCGACGAGGCCTCGGGGGCGGTGCCGTCGCAGGCCTGTGCGCGCCCGGTCCTTCGCAGCAACTGCGCACCGGCCGGGGCCCGCTGGGTGCGCACGATCGTGCGGGATCGCGCCCGGATTTGCGGTCCGACGGTCACCGTCGGCGTGCTGAGCGCGATCTCGACCGCACTGAGTGGGCACCTGCGCACGTTCGGTGACGACCCGGGCTCGCTCGGCGCCGAGGTCCCGATGGCGAAAGCCGGTCCCCGCCGGGCACACAACCACTTCGGGAACGTCGGCATCGGCCTGTATCCCGACGCGAGCGACGACGAGCGCATCGCACGCATCGTGGACGATTTCGCGCAGCGCCGGGCCCGGGCCGCGCACCCGGCGATGATCGCGGCAAGCCGCGCGTTCGCGGCGACACCGGCCCCGCTGTTGCGTTGGGGGGTCGCGCAGTTCGATCCGTCGCTGCGCTCTTCGGTGGCGACCGGCAACACCGTCGTATCGAGCGTCAACCGCGGCAAGGCCGATCTGCGCTTCGGCGCGGCGCCCGTGGTGGTGACGGCCGGCTACCCCGCGTTGTCGCCCATGATGGGGCTGACGCACGGCGTGCACGGCATCGGCGACACAGTTGCCGTCAGCGTGCACACCGCGGAATCGGCGATCGGCGGCGAGGCGGCCCTCGACGCCTATGTCGCGCGGCTGGAGAAGGCGCTGGACGGGTAG
- a CDS encoding alpha/beta fold hydrolase, with protein MSAAQAESQTVAFRGVDDLTLVGDEWNKGAEQSADRPTVLLLHGGGQNRYSWKKTGQILADQGLHVIALDARGHGDSDRSPTANYSVDAMSGDVLQVLYQIGRPVALVGASMGGLTGILAAHEAGAELVAKLVLVDVVPKFEKSGSARIRDFMASNIDGFDTLEEAADAVAAYLPHRRKPRSPEGLKKNLRLRDGRWYWHWDPAFLSKPQDDPFARVDRLEQAAMNLTIPILLVRGKLSDVVSPEGVIDFLEKVPAAEFVELSDAGHTAAGDDNDAFTQVVVEFVNR; from the coding sequence GTGAGCGCTGCACAAGCCGAATCGCAGACCGTCGCGTTCCGTGGCGTCGACGATCTGACCCTGGTCGGCGACGAGTGGAACAAGGGCGCCGAGCAGTCGGCCGACCGGCCCACGGTCCTGTTGCTGCACGGCGGCGGACAGAACCGGTACTCGTGGAAGAAGACCGGCCAGATCCTGGCCGATCAAGGCCTGCACGTGATCGCGCTGGACGCCCGCGGACACGGCGACAGCGACCGCTCCCCCACCGCGAACTACTCCGTCGATGCGATGAGCGGCGACGTTCTCCAGGTGCTGTACCAGATCGGACGGCCGGTGGCGCTGGTCGGCGCCAGCATGGGCGGCCTGACGGGAATCCTGGCAGCGCACGAGGCAGGTGCCGAACTGGTGGCGAAGCTCGTGCTGGTGGATGTTGTGCCCAAGTTCGAGAAGTCCGGCAGCGCGCGGATCCGCGACTTCATGGCGAGCAACATCGACGGTTTCGACACGCTTGAGGAGGCCGCTGACGCGGTCGCGGCCTACCTGCCGCACCGGAGGAAACCGCGCAGTCCCGAGGGCCTGAAGAAGAACCTGCGTCTGCGCGACGGCCGCTGGTACTGGCACTGGGATCCGGCGTTCCTGAGCAAGCCGCAGGACGACCCGTTCGCGCGGGTCGACCGGCTCGAACAGGCCGCGATGAACCTCACGATCCCGATCCTGTTGGTCCGTGGGAAGCTTTCTGACGTGGTCAGCCCTGAAGGTGTCATAGATTTCCTGGAGAAGGTGCCCGCAGCGGAGTTCGTCGAGCTCTCCGACGCCGGGCACACCGCCGCCGGTGACGACAACGACGCGTTCACTCAGGTCGTCGTGGAGTTTGTGAACCGGTGA
- a CDS encoding FadR/GntR family transcriptional regulator, with protein MAESTPLAPMIGPDAITPRAAVRSPKTAELVAGTLRRMVVEGQLKDGDFLPNEAELMSHFGVSRPTLREAVRVLESERLVEVRRGSRTGARVRVPGPEIVARPVGLLLELSGADIADLLVARSAIEPMAARLLAENGTEEQFAELDRMLEEHIPDDWQSDRLAETTGDFHRRVVELSGNATLGIIAGMLHEITVRHHAFLFREHRPVSKADYDKLMRSYRKLMQIMRSGDGDAAEAHWRKHLDTARTLMLQGLESVKVRDVMG; from the coding sequence GTGGCTGAATCCACACCGCTGGCGCCGATGATCGGGCCCGACGCCATCACGCCTCGAGCCGCCGTCCGGTCGCCCAAGACCGCCGAGCTCGTCGCGGGAACTCTACGCCGCATGGTGGTCGAGGGGCAGCTCAAGGACGGCGATTTCCTGCCCAACGAGGCCGAGCTGATGAGCCACTTCGGCGTGAGCCGCCCGACGCTGCGCGAGGCCGTGCGCGTGCTGGAGAGCGAGCGCCTGGTCGAGGTGCGCCGTGGATCCCGTACCGGAGCCCGCGTGCGGGTGCCCGGTCCCGAGATCGTCGCGCGGCCCGTGGGTCTGCTGCTCGAACTGTCCGGGGCCGATATCGCCGATCTGCTCGTGGCCCGCTCGGCGATCGAGCCGATGGCGGCGCGTCTGCTCGCCGAGAACGGCACCGAAGAGCAGTTCGCCGAACTCGACCGGATGCTCGAAGAGCACATCCCCGACGACTGGCAGTCCGATCGGCTTGCCGAGACCACGGGTGACTTCCACCGCCGCGTCGTGGAACTGTCCGGCAACGCCACGCTGGGCATCATCGCCGGCATGCTGCACGAGATCACGGTGCGCCACCACGCGTTCCTGTTCCGTGAGCACCGGCCCGTGTCGAAGGCCGACTACGACAAGCTGATGCGGTCCTACCGCAAGCTCATGCAGATCATGCGCTCCGGTGACGGCGATGCCGCCGAGGCGCACTGGCGCAAGCACCTCGACACCGCCCGGACCCTCATGTTGCAGGGTCTGGAGTCGGTGAAGGTGCGCGATGTGATGGGCTGA